The sequence TACGTTTACGTGTGGTTTGCTTCTCTCGAATTTAGCTTTTGCCATTTTAATTTTTCCTCCATTTATTTTGATTTTTTGTTTTTTAATAATTTATCTTTATCATTTTGATTATATCATATTTAAAAAATAATTGCAAGCACGTAAAACTAGTCAAAAAATAAAATTGCACAAATTAATTAAAATTGGTATAATAACTGAAAATATAATTTTATTAAAATATGAGGTGAAAATATGAGTAAAATCATTAATTATGCTGGTGAAGACTTTGATAATGAAATAATTTTACAAACTGGACTTACACTTGTAGATTTTTATGCTATCTGGTGTGGCCCTTGTCAAATGCTTGAAAAGGTTATTAGCGAAGTGGCTGACAATTCTGAGTGCAAGATTGTCAAAGTTGATGTTGACGATTATCCTGAATTTGGAACCAAATTTAAAATAAGAGGATTGCCTCTGCTCATGCTCTTTAAAGATGGGGAAATTGTAGAAACTTTAAATGGATTTCAAACTTTTGATGAGATTATGGAAAAAATTAATTTACATAATTAATTAGGTAATTTTAAAATTTAACTAAACATAATATAAAAAATTAAAAATTTTTAGAAAGAAGGTAGATATTTTTATGAAAACAATTTTAGTGCCAGGAGGAGCTGGATATATTGGTTCTCACACGGTTTTAGATTTAATAAAGAAAGGATTTAATCCGATAATAGTAGATGATTTCAGCAATTCAAGCAAAAAAGTTATTACAATTTTAGAAGAACTTGCTGGAACAAAAATATCTTTTTATGAACTGGATATAAAAAATAAAGAAGGATTGAGAAAAATCTTTAGTGAAAATAAAATTGATGCTGTAATTAACTTTGCAGGGTTTAAGGCAGTTGGAGAATCTGTGGAAAAACCACTTATGTACTATGAAAATAATTTATTTGGTATGATTACTTTGCTTGAGGTGATGGAAGAATTTAATGTAAAAAACATTGTATTCAGTTCTTCAGCTACGGTTTACGGTATTCCTGAAAAAATGCCTTTAGTTGAAGGTGATCCAATGGGTGCAACAAATCCTTATGGACGAACAAAGCTTATGATTGAAAATATTTTAGTTGATTTGGCAACTTCTGATGATTCTTGGAATATTATTGCCCTTAGATATTTTAATCCATTAGGAGCTCATGAAAGTGGAAGAATCGGAGAAGATCCAAACGGTATTCCAAACAACCTTGCCCCTTACATAACTCAAGTTGCAGTAGGAAAATTAGAAAAACTGCATATTTTCGGAAATGATTACGATACACCTGATGGAACTTGTATAAGGGACTTTATTCACGTAAATGACTTAGCAGCGGGACATTCAGCCGCTATAAATTATTTGTTTAGTGGAAACATTGGATTTGAAGCAATAAATTTAGGAAGTGAAAAAGGTTACAGCGTCCTTGAAATTCTAGAAAACTTTGAAAAAGCTGTCGGAAAAACTATTCCGTATGTAATTGACGGCCGTAGAGCAGGAGATATTGCCGTTTCCTATGCCGATGCCTCAAAAGCTAAAAAATTATTAAACTGGGAAGCAAAATACACTATCGAAGATATGTGCAGAGATTCTTGGAATTGGCAGAAAAAAAATCCAAATGGGTTTGAAGATTAAAATATCAGAAAGGACTTATAATTTATGAAAAAATTTGATTTTATTTTTGATTTTGGTAAACCTGAACCCATGAAAAAAGGAGGAGTGTGTTGGATACGAACATACGAAGCAAAAGATAAAAGTTTGATTACTTTTATAACAGATTTAAAAGAAAATGATGGAACATCGGTAATAAATGCTATTGAAGTTATCATAAAAAAATTAATTTTAGAACGAGAATTTAAAAATCATACATTTATAGAGCATCGTGAAAAAGATGGCACTTTCTCAATTCAAGATGATTTTAGTAAAGTTTTTATTAAAAATGGAATCCCTGTTTGGGAAACACTAGAAACAAAAAAAATTGAAAAACTTATTGGTACTACTAATTTTACAGATTTAACAAACGATCGTTCATTGATGAATAAAGAAGTGCAAAAAAAAATAACAGAAATAACGGAGCCAAGAAAACTTGCTCCCTTATACCTAGAAAATGATGATTTTAAAGAAAGAAAATTAAATATTAGAAAAAAAATGAAATCTAAGAAAGAACTGATAGATTTAATTGAAAAAAAAGCAAAAGAACAAGAATTATTAAATTTTTTGAAACAAGATTTATCATTTTTTGGAGAAATATACGCTTCACTTGAAGATGAATTCATTGTATTTTCTGAGTTTCCAATTGAAGAAAAAGATTTAAAAACTGAAGAAGTAATAGAAGGTCATGTAGATTTCGTAGTATTTACAGGTAGAAGCCGAATGGAGGTAATATTTATTGAAGTAAAAGGAGCCAATTTTAATCTATACAATCAAAGTGGATACAAACAACAAAATGCGAATATTACAAAGGCACAAGAACAAATACATCAAAGATTTAAAGCTGCCGAAAACCAAGATTTTAGAAACAAATGTCATAAACTTAGAGAAAAAGCAGAAAATGGAAGGAACGCCGAATGCAAATATTTAGTCGGTGCTAAAGGAAAACTTGAAGTAGATCCTGATAAAGAAATTATTATTCGTTCAGTAATTATTGGAGGTAGAACGAGAAATGATCAAGAAGAAAGTTTAAAAAGAGATAGTTTTGAAAAAGCATCTAATTACCGTATAAAATTAGAATCTTGGCATAGTTGGATAAAAAAATTAAAACGAGGTAATTAGCATTTTAAATTTAATAATTTATGACTTAATTTGAAAGGAAAGAAATAAAAATGAACAACTTTGAAGAAAAATTAAATAAATATGCAGAAGTAATTGTAAAAATTGGGGCAAATGTACAGAAAGGGCAGAAAGTCTGGGTAAACTGTACAACTGATGCTTTGCCATTAGTCTATAAGGTTACAGAATTAGCTTATCAAGTGGGAGCAAGTGATGTTCACGTAAAATTGACAGACGACAAATTATCTAGACTTCATGCTGAATATCAATCGAAAGAAGTCTATTCACACATTCCACAATGGGCAATTGACGAAAGAAATGATTATCTTGACAATAATGTCGTATTTATCCATATTTTAAGCAGTTCTCCAAATTTATTTGCTGGAATTGATGCTGAAAAACTGGGAGCATTGACAAAAAATTCAGGAGAAGCCTATAAACATTACAGAACTTGCATTATGACAGATGTAAATTCTTGGACAATCGCAAGCTATCCTTCGGCAGACTGGGCAAAACTTGTATTCCCAGATGAAGAAAATACTGACATTGCACAGGAAAAACTGCTTGATGCAATATTAAAGACTGTAAGAGTTGATAAAGATGATCCTGTTAAGGCTTGGGAAGAACATAGACAAAACTTGACTGAAAAAGCTGAATTTTTAAACAATAAAAACTTTGTAGCACTTCACTATACTTCAAAAGGTACCGATTTGACAGTAGGACTTCCTAAAAATCACATTTGGGTAGCAGCTGGAAGCAAAAATGCAAAAGGAGATGATTTCTTGCCAAACATGCCTACTGAAGAAGTGTTTACGGCTGGAGACAGAGACCGTGTAGATGGATATGTTTCAAATAAAAAGCCGCTTTCTTATCAAGGAAATATAATTGATAACTTTAAATTGACTTTTAAGGATGGAAAAGTTGTGGATTTTGAAGCGGAGCAAGGATATGAGATTTTGAAGCAGCTGCTTGATACTGATGAAGGTTCAAGAAGGATTGGAGAAGTTGCTCTTGTGCCGAATGACTCCCCTATTTCTAACTCCGGGCTTCTTTATTACCAGACATTATTTGATGAAAACGCCTCAAACCATCTAGCATTGGGTGCAGCATACCCAACAACTCTAAAAGATGGGACAAAAATGACTGAAGAAGAACTTGAAAAAGCTCACATTAATCAGTCTATTTCCCACGTTGACTTTATGATTGGTGATGCGGAAATGGATATTGATGGAATTTTGGAAGATGGGACAAGAGTTCCTGTATTTAGAAAAGGAAATTGGGCATTTTAAAACAAAAAAATCCGTAGATTTAATAATTTCTACGGTTTTTTATTTTATCTGCATAATTAAGAAATAATTTTACTCTAAAAATTTATTTCAAATAATTTAAAATAACTGCAAAAATAACAATTACAAAAAAGAAAAATAATATTTTTTTAGTAATTTTTATAAAAATTTTAAATAAAAATATTAGTATAATTATTACGATTATTATTTTTAATTCCATTTATAACTCCCCCTTTTTAGCCTTTCACTTATTATTTTTTGATTATATCTATCACTTCTGACATTGATTTCAAATTATTTGCCAATCTATCAAAATCTTCACGGCTTCTTATTGTTATTCTTAAATGTATAAGTATTCTTTTATTCCCATTTTCCTTAAATGTATTTGTATTTACATTTAAAAGATTCATTTTGTATTCGTTTAGAATTCGAATAATGTCAAGAAGAAGTCCGTTTCTATCCGAAGCTTTTATTGTAAAATTAAATTCATATGTTGTATTGGCAGACATTGCAGATTCATCCCAGTAAACATCAATTTCTCTTTCAGGCTCCTTTTCCATAAGGGATATGAAATTTTGACAATCTGAGCGGTGTATTGCTATTCCACGTCCTCTTGTTACATAACCTCGTATTTCATCTCCAGGAAGCGGACTGCAACATTTTGCAAAGCGGTACATCGTATTCTCAGTTCCAGATATTTTGACTCCGCCATTATTTTTCCCTTTTTGTCTATTTGCTTTTTCTGTTTCTTCCTCAAGAACTTTTTCAAGAGCCTTTTCTTCTTTTTTCTCAAATTTGTTCATAAATCCGTCAAGCGACAAATCTCCGATAGCAAATCTGTAAAATAATGTTTTAGTATCAGCTACATTAAATTTTTTCATATAAAGGAAAACACGTTCATCTTCAAGCATATCCTTCAGTTTTAGTCCAAGCTGCTCAAATTCCTTTTCTAGAATTTGTTCCCCTTCCTTTGATTTTTCTTCAAATTCCTTATCCTTAAACCATTTCCGGATTTTCACACGGGAACCGTGATTGTTTACCATTTCAATCCAGTCTTTCCCTGGACCTTTATTAACATTTTTTGAAGTCATGACCTCGACTTTATCTCCATTTTTAAGTACCTGATTTAGCTGTGTAATTCTTCCGTTTACCTTTGCTCCAATCGTTCTGTATCCAATTTGTGTATGAACTTGGAATGCAAAATCAAGTGCTGTTGAATTTCTAGGCATTTCCATTACATCGTCTTTTGGTGTGAACACAAATATTGTCTGTTTTAAAACATCTCCTGTAACTTCCTGTGCAAATCCCTTCTGTTCCTTCTCATCCGATTTGCTTTGAACAGAATCAGTTAATTTTTTTGCATCTGCATAAAATTTTTCATTTTTAGACTTAGATTTTTTTTCTTTATATTTCCAATGTGCAGCAACCCCTTCTTCTGCTATTTCGTGCATTTCTTGAGTTCTAATCTGAATTTCGACATTTTGGTCATTAGGCCCTTTCACAGTTGTATGGATGGATTGGTAACCATTTGGTTTTGGCTGGGAAACATAGTCTTTGAAACGCTTAAATACTGGAATGAACAAATCATGAATTATTCCAAGTACATTATAGCACTCATTTTTTTTCTCAACAATAATTCTTATCGCAATCAAGTCGTTCAAATCCACAAATCTTTTTTCTTTTTCATTCATTTTACGATAAATGCTGTATAAATGCTTTGGACGTCCTGTAACTTCGCCCTTTATATGATTTTTTTCAAGTTCTGCTTGAATTTTTTCAATAAAATTTGCTGTATATTCTTCACGTTCCTTCCTTTTGGAATTTATAAGTTCCTTAATCTCGTAATAATCTTTTGGATATAAAAATCTAAAACTAATATCTTCCAGTTCCCATTTTATCTTTGCCATCCCAATTCTATGTGCGATTGGTGCGTAAATTTCAATGGTTTCTTTTGACTTTTCCTGCTGCTTTTCAGGCTTCATATATTTTAATGTCCGCATATTATGAAGCCTATCCGCAAGTTTTATGATTACAACCCGAATGTCTTCCGACATTGCAACTACCATTTTTCGTATATTCTCCAGCTTTTTACTGTCCGTTCTTGGTAAATTCCTAAGTTTTGTAACTCCATCTACAAGTTTTTTTACATCTTCTCCAAAACTGTACTCAATATCTGCCAGCGTTATAAGCGTATCCTCAACCACATCGTGAAGAAGACCTGCTACAATCGTATCTGTATCCATTCTCATATCAGCGAGTATTTCTGCTACTTCCACAGGATGCAAAATGTAATCCTCTCCGCTTTTTCTCTTCTGTCCCACATGTGACTCGTAAGCAAGAGTAAAAGCCTCTGCCACTTTATCCATATCTACATCCAGATTATTTTCCTTAATCCTGTCTGCCAGCTGATTATACAGCTCATCATAACTTTTATTAACAATCTCCGGCATTTTCATATCTTCAATCTCATCATCTGTCATTTTCCAGTCATTTTTTAACACTTTTTTCTCATCCATCTCGCATCCCATCCTCTCAGTATCAAACAAAATCCATTTTATCTTATTTTATCCAATCACTTTTTCTTAAAATTATTTTACTATACATTTTAAAAAAAATCTATTATAAAGTGTGAATATTATTAATTATTTTTGTTTTGGGATTCTAAATTATTTAAAACAAATTATTTTAAAAAGATTATTCTAAGTTTTATCTAATCAAAAAAAAAAAAAAAATGATAACATAAAGAAAAAATTAATTTTCAGGAGGAAAAACAATGACGAAATCAGAAACAATGGAAGCACCTATACCACATGAAAAACTTGACGATTCAATTTATTGTATTTTTATCTTTGATTTAAGAAGAAATATTTATTGTATCAAAGAATTAAAAGAAATATCAAAAAAAGACAACTTTAATGATGTTATTAGAAGAATTGAGGAAATAGATGCAAGAAAACAACCAATAACATTTGAATTACTTAGAATTTTTATATCTAATGGCGGAAATATAATACAAAATCTCGGTGAAAAATATTCTCAATATAAGTACTATTATCTAAAAGACAAGGTAATTGAAAAAATATATGAAAAGGAAAATAAGCATAATGTTACAAATCAAAGATAAACAAATATTTAAAAATTTCATTTTCAAAGCAGCATTAATTAAAAATATATATAGAAAGAAGGTGTTAATATGAAAAAACTTATTTTTGTAAGTCTTCTATTAATTTCAAGCTTTATATTTGCATCCGGAAATTTTACAACCAATAATACCTATTGTGTTAAGCCTAACGGATTCAATGATGAATTAGTCTCAGATGATGGCGGGAGGCTAATTGCCTATGCTCAATGTTATCATAGAGGGCAAGCACTTGGCCCAAGGGTAATATTTTTTGAATATCTTGATCCAGCAACTTATTATGCAGTACAGTATATGGAAAGCCAGTATCTTTATTTTAAAGACAACAATACCATTTATATTAATGATGAACTG comes from Leptotrichia hongkongensis and encodes:
- a CDS encoding thioredoxin family protein: MSKIINYAGEDFDNEIILQTGLTLVDFYAIWCGPCQMLEKVISEVADNSECKIVKVDVDDYPEFGTKFKIRGLPLLMLFKDGEIVETLNGFQTFDEIMEKINLHN
- a CDS encoding aminopeptidase, with product MNNFEEKLNKYAEVIVKIGANVQKGQKVWVNCTTDALPLVYKVTELAYQVGASDVHVKLTDDKLSRLHAEYQSKEVYSHIPQWAIDERNDYLDNNVVFIHILSSSPNLFAGIDAEKLGALTKNSGEAYKHYRTCIMTDVNSWTIASYPSADWAKLVFPDEENTDIAQEKLLDAILKTVRVDKDDPVKAWEEHRQNLTEKAEFLNNKNFVALHYTSKGTDLTVGLPKNHIWVAAGSKNAKGDDFLPNMPTEEVFTAGDRDRVDGYVSNKKPLSYQGNIIDNFKLTFKDGKVVDFEAEQGYEILKQLLDTDEGSRRIGEVALVPNDSPISNSGLLYYQTLFDENASNHLALGAAYPTTLKDGTKMTEEELEKAHINQSISHVDFMIGDAEMDIDGILEDGTRVPVFRKGNWAF
- a CDS encoding Shedu anti-phage system protein SduA domain-containing protein, which gives rise to MKKFDFIFDFGKPEPMKKGGVCWIRTYEAKDKSLITFITDLKENDGTSVINAIEVIIKKLILEREFKNHTFIEHREKDGTFSIQDDFSKVFIKNGIPVWETLETKKIEKLIGTTNFTDLTNDRSLMNKEVQKKITEITEPRKLAPLYLENDDFKERKLNIRKKMKSKKELIDLIEKKAKEQELLNFLKQDLSFFGEIYASLEDEFIVFSEFPIEEKDLKTEEVIEGHVDFVVFTGRSRMEVIFIEVKGANFNLYNQSGYKQQNANITKAQEQIHQRFKAAENQDFRNKCHKLREKAENGRNAECKYLVGAKGKLEVDPDKEIIIRSVIIGGRTRNDQEESLKRDSFEKASNYRIKLESWHSWIKKLKRGN
- a CDS encoding RelA/SpoT family protein, coding for MGCEMDEKKVLKNDWKMTDDEIEDMKMPEIVNKSYDELYNQLADRIKENNLDVDMDKVAEAFTLAYESHVGQKRKSGEDYILHPVEVAEILADMRMDTDTIVAGLLHDVVEDTLITLADIEYSFGEDVKKLVDGVTKLRNLPRTDSKKLENIRKMVVAMSEDIRVVIIKLADRLHNMRTLKYMKPEKQQEKSKETIEIYAPIAHRIGMAKIKWELEDISFRFLYPKDYYEIKELINSKRKEREEYTANFIEKIQAELEKNHIKGEVTGRPKHLYSIYRKMNEKEKRFVDLNDLIAIRIIVEKKNECYNVLGIIHDLFIPVFKRFKDYVSQPKPNGYQSIHTTVKGPNDQNVEIQIRTQEMHEIAEEGVAAHWKYKEKKSKSKNEKFYADAKKLTDSVQSKSDEKEQKGFAQEVTGDVLKQTIFVFTPKDDVMEMPRNSTALDFAFQVHTQIGYRTIGAKVNGRITQLNQVLKNGDKVEVMTSKNVNKGPGKDWIEMVNNHGSRVKIRKWFKDKEFEEKSKEGEQILEKEFEQLGLKLKDMLEDERVFLYMKKFNVADTKTLFYRFAIGDLSLDGFMNKFEKKEEKALEKVLEEETEKANRQKGKNNGGVKISGTENTMYRFAKCCSPLPGDEIRGYVTRGRGIAIHRSDCQNFISLMEKEPEREIDVYWDESAMSANTTYEFNFTIKASDRNGLLLDIIRILNEYKMNLLNVNTNTFKENGNKRILIHLRITIRSREDFDRLANNLKSMSEVIDIIKK
- the galE gene encoding UDP-glucose 4-epimerase GalE — encoded protein: MKTILVPGGAGYIGSHTVLDLIKKGFNPIIVDDFSNSSKKVITILEELAGTKISFYELDIKNKEGLRKIFSENKIDAVINFAGFKAVGESVEKPLMYYENNLFGMITLLEVMEEFNVKNIVFSSSATVYGIPEKMPLVEGDPMGATNPYGRTKLMIENILVDLATSDDSWNIIALRYFNPLGAHESGRIGEDPNGIPNNLAPYITQVAVGKLEKLHIFGNDYDTPDGTCIRDFIHVNDLAAGHSAAINYLFSGNIGFEAINLGSEKGYSVLEILENFEKAVGKTIPYVIDGRRAGDIAVSYADASKAKKLLNWEAKYTIEDMCRDSWNWQKKNPNGFED